One Hyphomonadaceae bacterium BL14 genomic window, GCTGGGCGGCGCGGAGACCGCCGGGACGGTGGAGGCCGACGCCCTGCGCGCCACCATCGCCGACGCCCGGACCCGCCTGCGCGGGATCGAGCGCGGCTTCCGGGTGGAGATCGACGCCCTGGAGCGCGCCCTGATGATCTGGACCCTGTGGGTTCCCGCCGGTGGCGTGATCCTCGCCGGGGCCGGGTTCGGCCTCTACCGGCGCTGGAGGCGGCCATGACGCAAGCCCTCTCCGGAACGCCGGAACCCGGCATGCCAGCGCCCGGGACGCCGCGCCTGACCGCGCCCGCCCGGCGCCGCCGGCGTCAGGCCCTGACGGCGGCGCTGACCGCCGCCGCCCTCGTGCTGCTGGCTGCGCTGGCCCTGTGGCGTGAAGCCGCCACCGGCGCGCCGCCCGGCGTGTCGGGACCGGTGGCACCGGGCTGGGCGGCTGAAGCGCCGCGCGCCGACCGGATCGAGATCCTGAGCGCAGATGACCAGTTCGTCCTGCAGCGCACGGCGGAGGGCTGGACCATGCCCTCGCGCGGCGGATACGCCGTACGGCCCGAGCGCATCGCCGAGCTGGACGAGGCGCTGCGCGGTTTGACCTTCTCGCGCGCCCTGACCCGCGACCCGGACCGGTTCGCCCGGCTCGGCGTGGATGACCCGGCCGATGGCGGGGCGGGGGTGCGCCTGACCGTGCTCGACGCCAATGACCGGGTGCTGGTCTCGCTCATCGCCGGCGCCAGCCGGGGCGAGAGCGGCCAGTATGTGCGCCCTGACGGGTCGCAACGCGCCTTCGCCGCCGATGGCGCGCTGCCTGAACTGGCCGATCCGGGACGCTGGCTCGGCCTCGATTTCTGGGATCTTGATCCGGGCAATGTGGCGCGCGCCGACATCCGTCCGGCCCGGGGTCCGGTCTACGCGCTCGCCCGCGAAGCGCCCACCGATCGTCACCATGCCCTGACCGCGCCGCCCGGCTGGCGCCTGATCACAGCCGGAGCGGCCAATGGTGTGGCGGCGGCCGGTGCCCGGCTGCGCTTCCGCGATGTGCGCCCGGATCAGAGCCTGACCGGTGCCTTCACTGCGCGCCACTCCGGCGTCAGCTTTGACGGCCTTGCCTGGCGCTTCGATTTCCTGGCCGAAGGCGAGGAACGCTGGGCCCGCATCGAGGTGCGCGCCCTGGCGCCCGAGGCCGAGGCGCGGGCCGCGGCGCTGAACGAGCGCACAAGAGGCTGGGCGTTTCTGGTCAGTGCCGATGCGTATGAGCGCCTGACACGGCCGCTCGCCGATCTGGCCGAGCCGTCGGCTGATTGAACGGGGCGTGTCAGCTTGGGCCTGCCGGTGGATGAGCGCGATGACGCCAGGCGCGCCGGGTTGAACCCCCAAACACCCGCTGAGAACCCGTCGAGCCCGGTTTTGAACGCGTCGCGCCAGGGTGATGACCCCCACTATCCCGCGCCGCCGTGACATCTGTCCCGTGCGCTATCCCCGCTTTTCCGGCGCAATCAGCGGAGCGTTAACGCTCTCATGGCATATCGGAACGATGAACTCTGGCTCCGATCCCATGCCTGACGCGAACAGCGTTCTGGACGCCCTGGGCGAACTGGTGGTGGTGCGCGGTGCTGACGGGCGGGTGGTCCGGGTCAATGCGGCGTTTCTGGCCGCCTTTGGCGGGCGGGCTGAAGACTGGGCCGGACGCTGGTTTGCCGTCGCGCCGGGGCTGGGCGAGCCTGGCCAGGCTCGCCGCTTTGACGCCGCGATGCAGACCCGCGCCGGTTCCCGCTTCATCGAATGGTCGGAAACCCCATTGGCCGGGGGCGGCGCTGTGGCGCTGGGGCGCGATGTCACAGCCGAGCGCCAGGCCCGTGCGGCGGCCAGCGAGGCGGCGAAGGGCAAGACGGTGTTTTTTGCCTCGGTGACCCACGAACTGCGCACCCCTCTGGCCGGCGCGCTGGGCGCCGCGGACCTGTTGCGCGAGACCCGGCTGAAGCCCGACCAGCACGCCTATCTGGATGTGATCCGCGCCAGCACCGAGCATGCGCTCAAGCTGATCGACGACATTCTCGACCTGTCGCGCCTTGAGGCCGGCCAGCTTGAGCTGCGGCCCGAGCCGGTGGATTTGCGCGCGCTGGTGGAAGATGCCTGCGAGCTTCTGGCCCTGCGGGCCGCCGAGAAGGGCCTGACGCTGGATCATGTCATCCATCCACAAGTGCCCGAACGCCTCAGCGCCGACCCGGCGCGCGTGCGCCAGATCCTGTTCAATCTGGCCGGCAATGCCGTGAAATTCACCACCTCGGGCGGCATTCTGGTGGAGGCCGATTATGTCGACGGTGCGGTGCGCCTGAGCGTACGCGACACCGGCCCGGGCATCAGCGAGGCCGATCAGGCGCGCTTGTTCGAACAGTTCGAACGCGGCGCCCAGGAGGGCTCGGGCGCGCCCGGCGCCGGCCTGGGCCTGGCCATGGTCCGCCGGCTGGTTCAGGCCGCCGGCGGTGATGTCGGTGTCGAATCGCGCCCCGGCGAAGGCCCTGCCTTCTGGTGCGCCTGGCCGTGCGAGCCTCTGGAGCCTGCGCCCGCAGCGCGGCCCTTGCGCGGGCGCACGGTTCTGATTGCGGTACCATCACGGCTGCAGCGTGAGGCGCTGGGGGCTCAGGCCACCGCGCTGGGTGCCAAAGTGGTCTGCGCCGGTGAGCCGCGCGAGGCGATGCGGCTGGCGGCGCGCCTGCGCGAGAACCTCACCGTCATTCTGAGTGAACGCTGGGCGGTGGAAGCCCGCGCCGTGAAGGCCGCAGCGCCGCGCGCGCGCCTGATGGCACTGGCGCGTCCCCAGACCAAGGATTTGTTCGCGGCTGCGGCGCGTCCTGCCGGCTTTGACGGCTGGCTGGTGGCCCCGGTGCGTTTGTCGTCCCTGGCGGCTTTTGCCGCCGGCCATGATGCGCCCGATGATGCGCCCGGGCGGCGTGAGCCTGCGCCGGCACCGGCCCCCGCCGTGGCCTCTGCCCGCCGCGCGGGCCAGCCGCTCAAGGGCCTTTCGGTCATCCTGGCTGAAGACGATCCGGTCAATGCCCTGATTGCGCGCACAGTTCTGGGCCGGCTGGGCGCGGACGTGCTGCACGTCACCGACGGCCAGTCAGCGGTGGATGCGGCCGCCACAGGCACCCACGATGCCGTATTGCTGGATTTGCGCATGCCGGTCATGGACGGGCTGACGGCCGCGCGCGCCATCCGCGCCCTCACCGGGGCCGGAGCCGGTTCGCCACTGATTGCGCTGACCGCCAACGCCACTGAAGCCGACCGGCTGGCGTGCCTGGCGGCCGGTATGGACGCGTTTCTGGCCAAGCCGCTCAATGCCGATATGCTGGCGGACACGTTGACCAGCTTGTGCGCGCCGCAAAACCGCGCAAGGCTCGCCTGATATCGCCAATGAGACGCCCCAGCTGATGACTGACGCCTCGACCGACGCCGCCCTCTCCGGCGCTGCACCCCGCCAGACATTGTGGCAGGCCCTGTCCAGTCTGGGCTGGCGCCGGTCCGGGGTGATGCTGCTCATGGGCTTTGCCGCCGGCCTGCCAATTCTGCTCGTCTTTTCAACCTTGTCGGCATGGCTGCGGATCGAGGGCGTATCGCGTACCGAGATTGGCTTCTTCGCCTGGGCGGGTCTCGCCTACACATTCAAGTTCATCTGGGCCCCGCTGGTGGACAGGTTGCCCTTGCCGTTTCTCAACACGCTTCTGGGCCGGCGGCGCTCATGGATTCTGTTCGCCCAGATCATTGTGATCGCGGCGATCCTTCTGGCCTCCACCGCCACACCGGCGGACGGGCTGGTGGTGATCGCCCTGGCCACGGTGATGATCGGCTTTGGCTCGGCCACGCAGGACATTGCGCTGGACGCCTGGCGGATCGACATCGCCGAGGACCGGCTTCAGGCGTTGCTGGTGGCGATCTATCAGTGGGGCTACCGGTTCGGCATGATCGCGGCCGGTGCCGGGGCGCTGGTCATGGCAGATTATGCCGGATTTTCCTTTGCTTACATGGTGCTGGCCGGGCTCATGGGGATTGGCGTCCTGGGAGTCTTCCTGGCACCGGAGCCTGCCCGGCCCCAGGCACTGGGCGGCGGGACCGAGGCCATTGCAGGCGCGGTGACGGGTAATCCGATGGGCCAGGCCGCCGCCTGGCTCTACTCCGCTGTGGTGGCACCCTTTGTGGACTTCATTGTGCGCTATCGCTGGATTGCGCTTCTGATCCTGACCCTGATCGGCGCCTACCGGCTGAATGATTTCGTGCTCGGGTTCATGGCCTATCCCTTCTATGTGGACATGGGCTACACCCTGTCAGAAATAGCAGCAGTTTCAAAGATTTATGGCGTCTTCGCCATGCTGGCGGGTGCCATGCTGGCCGGTGTCGCGGCAACCCGGTACGGCGTCTATCCGGTGCTGCTCATCGGGGCGGTCATCAGCGTGGTGTCCACCTTCTCCTTCGTCTGGCTGGCCATGATCCAGCCCACCGAAGCGGTCACCATGCTGGACGGAGCCGCCCTGACGCCCTGGCCGCTGGAGAAAGACCCCTCCATCGTTTACCTCACCCTGGCGATCACCGTCGAAAACGTGGCGATCGGCTGGTCTGGCACCGCGCTGATCGCGTATATGTCGAGCCTGACCAACCGCGCGTTTTCGGCCACGCAGTACGCGCTGTTCAGCTCCTTCTACGCCCTGCCGGGCAAGCTGTTCGGCGGCTTCTCCGGGATCATGGTGGACGGGCTGGGCTATGCCAGCTTCTTCGCCACGACTGCCCTGATCGGTGCCCCGGCCATCGTGCTGGTTTGGATCGTCATGCGCTGGCGCGCCGCGCGCGAGGTTGCCAGCGCACCCCCTCAGATCAGCTAGCCAAGCCGCCCTGCGGCAGCCTGACGCGCGGCGCCTTGTCCACTCGCCCGCCTGACGGGAGGGGCGCAAGAAAGACCCTATTCCAAGTAAGGAAAAGGGGACTGCCATGAAATCCATGCTTGCCACCACCGCCGCCGTTCTGATCGCTGCCGGAGCGGCCGCACCTGCCGCGTTCGCCCAGGACAGCGACTGGATGTTCCGCGTGCGCGCGATCACCGTCATGCCGGACGAGGGCGCGGCCATCTCGCCGATCGGCGGATCAGTGGATATCGCGACCTCGATCGTGCCCGAGTTCGACATCACCTATTTCCTGTCGGACCATCTGGCGCTTGAACTGATCCTGGGCGTGACCCCGCACGACGTGACCGCGATCAACACGGCCCTGGGCGATGTCGAGCTGGGAGATGTGTGGCTTCTGCCGCCGACTCTGACCCTGCAATATCACTTCAATCCGGGCGCGCAGATCCGGCCCTATGCCGGTGCCGGGGTGAACTTCACCCACTTCTTCAATTCCAGCCTCCCGTCCGCCTCACCGCTGACATCCATCAGCTATGACGACAGTCTCGGCTTCGCGCTGCAGGCCGGTGTCGACTACCAGATCAATGAGCGCTGGTTCGTGAACTTTGATATCAAGAAGATCTGGATCAATACCGATGTGACCATTGATGCAGGCGCGCTGGGGCGCGTCACGGCGGACGTGGACATTGACCCCTGGGTCTTCGGCATCGGCTTCGGCTGGCGCTACTGACGCCGTCCTCAGGCGCGGCCCCTTGCCTCCAGGAGGTGAACGGTGTTCACTTCCCGTAGTGCCAGTGTCCGGGAGACCGCTCGCGCCATGAAAACCGAACCCGCGCCCGGCGCGGACGATCATCTTGACGTTCTGATTGTCGGGGCCGGCATCTCCGGCGTGGGTGCCGCCTGGCATCTCCAGCACCGCTGCCCCGGGCGCAGCTACGCGATTTTCGAAGCCCGTGCGGCGATGGGCGGGACTTGGGATTTGTTCCGCTATCCGGGTATCCGCTCCGACAGCGACATGTACACGTTCGGCTACGCCTTCCGGCCCTGGACGGACGGCAAGGTGTTCGCCGACGGGCCGAGCATCCGCGGCTATATCGAGGACACCGCACGCGAAGCCGGTATTGACCGCCATATCCGCTTTGGCCGCCGCGTGGTCTCGGCCCGCTGGGACAGTGCAACCGCGCGCTGGACCGTGGAGGCGGACGGACCCGACGGGCGCGAGGTTGTGACCGCGCGCTTCTTGATGCTGTGCTCGGGCTATTACCGATATGACCACGGCTACATGCCTGAATTTGAGGGGCTTGAGGAGTTTCAGGGCCAGGTAATCCACCCTCAGCTCTGGCGCGAAGGGACTGAGTTTGCCGGCCAGCGCGTGGTGGTGATCGGCTCAGGCGCCACCGCCGTCACGCTGGTCCCCGCCATGGCGGGCGAGGCCGCCCATGTCACCATGCTGCAGCGTTCGCCCAGCTATATTGCCGGCCGGCCGCAGCGCGACGCGATCGCAGACGCCCTGCGCAAAGTGCTGCCCGGCCGGATCGCCTACGCGCTGACACGCTACAAGAATATCGCCCTGGCCATGATGTTCTTCCAGCTGGCGCGGCGCTGGCCGGACTTTGTGAGGAAGGGTGTGCTCAAGCAGGTCCGTGCCGAGCTGGGCGAGGATTTTGACGTCGAGCGTCATTTCTCCCCGCGCTATAACCCCTGGGACCAGCGCTTCTGCCTGGCCCCGGAAGGCGATTTCTTCCAGGCGCTCAAATCGCGCCGTGCCAGTATTGTTACCGGCGAGATCGAGCGGTTCACGCCTGATGGCATCCGTCTGAAATCGGGTGAAGAGATCAAGGCCGATCTGGTGATCCCGGCCACCGGGCTGGAGATGCAGGTGGGCGGTGCCATCGACATATCCGTGGACGGCCGCCCGTTCGTGCCGTCGCAAACGATCACCTATCGCGGCATGATGCTGTCCGGCGTGCCCAATGCGGCCATGGCGTTCGGCTACACCAATGCCAGCTGGACGCTGAAGATCGACCTGACCTGCGAGCGGGTGTGCCGGCTGCTGAACCACATGGCGCGCACCGGTGATGATTATTGCGTGCCGGTCCCGCCTGAGGGACTGGAGACGCTGCCGCTTCTGGATTTCTCCTCGGGTTATGTCCAGCGGGCCTTGCCCGGCCTGCCGCGTCAGGGTGCCCATACGCCCTGGAAGACCCACCAGAATTATCTCCAGGACATGCTCTCGATCCGCTATGGGCGGCTGGAGGACGGGCATTTGCAGTTCGGCAAGGCCGCCAGCGCCCACGCTGGCGCGGCGCTGGCACCAGCCGCCGCGCAGTGATCTGCGCCATCCTGACGCAGGCGTGTCCAAATTGCGGCGCCCGTGTGATCCGCGCCCGTTTGAGGTGCGTACAGATGGCACGAACACAGATAATCGCGAGCCGCTATGAAAGGCGCCAGCCATGACCACGCGCGTTGCTCCCTCCAGATCCGTTGACCCTGACCGCCGCTATCTCAAGCGGGCCATGGCGACCCCTCTGCTTGAACGCGAGGAGGAGCTGGCGCTCGCGACGGCCTGGCGCGAGGAGGGCGATGAGGCCGCGCTGCACAAGCTCACCAGCGCCTATATGCGTCTGGTCGTCGCCGTGGCGGCGA contains:
- a CDS encoding DUF4340 domain-containing protein, which translates into the protein MTQALSGTPEPGMPAPGTPRLTAPARRRRRQALTAALTAAALVLLAALALWREAATGAPPGVSGPVAPGWAAEAPRADRIEILSADDQFVLQRTAEGWTMPSRGGYAVRPERIAELDEALRGLTFSRALTRDPDRFARLGVDDPADGGAGVRLTVLDANDRVLVSLIAGASRGESGQYVRPDGSQRAFAADGALPELADPGRWLGLDFWDLDPGNVARADIRPARGPVYALAREAPTDRHHALTAPPGWRLITAGAANGVAAAGARLRFRDVRPDQSLTGAFTARHSGVSFDGLAWRFDFLAEGEERWARIEVRALAPEAEARAAALNERTRGWAFLVSADAYERLTRPLADLAEPSAD
- a CDS encoding ATP-binding protein, with the protein product MPDANSVLDALGELVVVRGADGRVVRVNAAFLAAFGGRAEDWAGRWFAVAPGLGEPGQARRFDAAMQTRAGSRFIEWSETPLAGGGAVALGRDVTAERQARAAASEAAKGKTVFFASVTHELRTPLAGALGAADLLRETRLKPDQHAYLDVIRASTEHALKLIDDILDLSRLEAGQLELRPEPVDLRALVEDACELLALRAAEKGLTLDHVIHPQVPERLSADPARVRQILFNLAGNAVKFTTSGGILVEADYVDGAVRLSVRDTGPGISEADQARLFEQFERGAQEGSGAPGAGLGLAMVRRLVQAAGGDVGVESRPGEGPAFWCAWPCEPLEPAPAARPLRGRTVLIAVPSRLQREALGAQATALGAKVVCAGEPREAMRLAARLRENLTVILSERWAVEARAVKAAAPRARLMALARPQTKDLFAAAARPAGFDGWLVAPVRLSSLAAFAAGHDAPDDAPGRREPAPAPAPAVASARRAGQPLKGLSVILAEDDPVNALIARTVLGRLGADVLHVTDGQSAVDAAATGTHDAVLLDLRMPVMDGLTAARAIRALTGAGAGSPLIALTANATEADRLACLAAGMDAFLAKPLNADMLADTLTSLCAPQNRARLA
- a CDS encoding MFS transporter: MTDASTDAALSGAAPRQTLWQALSSLGWRRSGVMLLMGFAAGLPILLVFSTLSAWLRIEGVSRTEIGFFAWAGLAYTFKFIWAPLVDRLPLPFLNTLLGRRRSWILFAQIIVIAAILLASTATPADGLVVIALATVMIGFGSATQDIALDAWRIDIAEDRLQALLVAIYQWGYRFGMIAAGAGALVMADYAGFSFAYMVLAGLMGIGVLGVFLAPEPARPQALGGGTEAIAGAVTGNPMGQAAAWLYSAVVAPFVDFIVRYRWIALLILTLIGAYRLNDFVLGFMAYPFYVDMGYTLSEIAAVSKIYGVFAMLAGAMLAGVAATRYGVYPVLLIGAVISVVSTFSFVWLAMIQPTEAVTMLDGAALTPWPLEKDPSIVYLTLAITVENVAIGWSGTALIAYMSSLTNRAFSATQYALFSSFYALPGKLFGGFSGIMVDGLGYASFFATTALIGAPAIVLVWIVMRWRAAREVASAPPQIS
- a CDS encoding outer membrane beta-barrel protein; the protein is MKSMLATTAAVLIAAGAAAPAAFAQDSDWMFRVRAITVMPDEGAAISPIGGSVDIATSIVPEFDITYFLSDHLALELILGVTPHDVTAINTALGDVELGDVWLLPPTLTLQYHFNPGAQIRPYAGAGVNFTHFFNSSLPSASPLTSISYDDSLGFALQAGVDYQINERWFVNFDIKKIWINTDVTIDAGALGRVTADVDIDPWVFGIGFGWRY
- a CDS encoding NAD(P)/FAD-dependent oxidoreductase, with amino-acid sequence MKTEPAPGADDHLDVLIVGAGISGVGAAWHLQHRCPGRSYAIFEARAAMGGTWDLFRYPGIRSDSDMYTFGYAFRPWTDGKVFADGPSIRGYIEDTAREAGIDRHIRFGRRVVSARWDSATARWTVEADGPDGREVVTARFLMLCSGYYRYDHGYMPEFEGLEEFQGQVIHPQLWREGTEFAGQRVVVIGSGATAVTLVPAMAGEAAHVTMLQRSPSYIAGRPQRDAIADALRKVLPGRIAYALTRYKNIALAMMFFQLARRWPDFVRKGVLKQVRAELGEDFDVERHFSPRYNPWDQRFCLAPEGDFFQALKSRRASIVTGEIERFTPDGIRLKSGEEIKADLVIPATGLEMQVGGAIDISVDGRPFVPSQTITYRGMMLSGVPNAAMAFGYTNASWTLKIDLTCERVCRLLNHMARTGDDYCVPVPPEGLETLPLLDFSSGYVQRALPGLPRQGAHTPWKTHQNYLQDMLSIRYGRLEDGHLQFGKAASAHAGAALAPAAAQ